One part of the Vicia villosa cultivar HV-30 ecotype Madison, WI linkage group LG6, Vvil1.0, whole genome shotgun sequence genome encodes these proteins:
- the LOC131613354 gene encoding LOW QUALITY PROTEIN: uncharacterized protein LOC131613354 (The sequence of the model RefSeq protein was modified relative to this genomic sequence to represent the inferred CDS: substituted 2 bases at 2 genomic stop codons) → MEPSSKDKSDSGTTLHLQEFSSALTPERLDGTNYVEWSLNAXNKIXGRKRWGYVFGTKAAPKDKKSEEYETWEDENCLVKSWLLDSMTKEIRSLFIHLATAKEIWDTVKETYSVNQDASRAYQLYREVISTHQNGGSVIIYFGKLKRLWQEYDAIANCTMECTKDVEKYNNTVNSQRVYIFLAGLDSHLDGVRGRVLATTPLPSIQAVYAIVCAEANRQEAMLGSESSEGSALAVKKYPKKGVRKCTHCNGDNHVMETCFKLHGYPDWHPKGKSTSSNKAENIKGHVSTAAGFVTKSEHAYEGEDWQW, encoded by the exons ATGGAGCCTTCCAGTAAGGATAAATCTGATTCTGGGACTACTCTCCATCTGCAGGAGTTTTCTTCCGCACTTACACCTGAACGACTTGACGGCACCAACTACGTCGAGTGGTCGCTAAACGCCTAAAACAAGATCTGAGGCAGAAAACGTTGGGGTTATGTCTTTGGAACAAAGGCTGCACCAAAAGATAAGAAATCTGAGGAGTATGAAACATGGGAAGATGAAAACTGTTTGGTTAAGTCATGGCTTCTTGACTCTATGACCAAAGAGATCAGATCACTCTTCATTCATTTGGCTACGGCGAAGGAAATATGGGACACCGTCAAGGAGACGTATTCAGTCAACCAAGATGCATCTAGGGCTTATCAATTATATCGTGAGGTAATTTCTACTCATCAAAATGGAGGCTCAGTGATTATATATTTTGGAAAATTAAAAAGGTTGTGGCAAGAGTATGATGCTATTGCAAATTGTACCATGGAGTGCACTAAAGATGTTGAGAAGTATAACAATACTGTTAATTCTCAACGTGTTTATATTTTTTTGGCTGGTTTGGATTCACACTTAGATGGAGTCCGTGGTCGTGTTCTTGCTACAACTCCACTCCCAAGCATTCAAGCTGTTTATGCAATTGTTTGTGCTGAGGCAAATCGCCAAGAAGCTATGCTTGGTAGTGAGTCTTCTGAGGGATCTGCCCTTGCAGTCAAGAAGTATCCTAAGAAAGGAGTTCGCAAGTGTACCCATTGTAATGGAGATAATCATGTCATGGAGACATGTTTTAAACTCCATGGCTATCCCGATTGGCACCCAAAAGGCAAATCTACTTCCAGTAATAAGGCAGAAAATATTAAAGGCCATGTTTCTACTGCTGCTGGATTTGTAACAAAGTCAG AACATGCATACGAAGGAGAAGATTGGCAGTGGTAG